The Schistocerca nitens isolate TAMUIC-IGC-003100 chromosome 2, iqSchNite1.1, whole genome shotgun sequence nucleotide sequence tcaggaCACGTccacacagcttcaattctgccggtccgggacacagttttaatctgccaggaagtttcacgtcaaggcacgctccactgcagagtgaaaatctcattctggaaacatcccccaggtagtggctaagccatgtctccgcaatatcctttcttccagaaatgctagttgtgcaaggtttgcagaagagcttctgtgaagttcggaaggtaggagacgaggtactggcagaatttaagctgtgtGCACTGGTCGTGTGTCGTGTTGGGTagttcggttggtagagcacttgcccgcgaaaggcaaaggtctcgagttcgagtctcggtccggcacacagttttaatctgccaggaagtttcacccagAAGGGTGGTATGAAACGGAACGAAACTTGACTAGATGAGAAAGTATGTGATGTTTTTGCAGCGACTACAAAATAGAGGGAGTATTGTCGTGTtggaaaatggcatcacgataccgTTGCTTGAcagataacacatgaggacgcagaattTCCATGGCCTGAATTCACACCAAACAACTCCAGACACGATGACGCCAAGGGTGACATGACTGCCTGACTGACTGAAGAATAAAACCTCTGCCCAGGTCGCGGTCATACTCGCCTAAGACGATTATCCGGGGTAGTCCAGAACGGCGATTCTTGCTGAACACAGTATGACTCCATTAATCATCAGTCCGTTCTTCTTGGTCACAACACCAAAAACAgccgtgttgtggtgttaatggtagTCTGCGTATAGGTCGGTAATTCCGTATTTGCTGCGGCTAGTCTCCGACCAAGGGCGTAGAATTACACAGAATGTTACATGGAGACCATAAATTGTTTTCGAATGGCAGGCAGAGGTGTGAAGTGAGCTCGATGTTCTTGATGCACAATATGGCGATTCTTTCTGGTAGAGGTCAGGCATAGTCAACCAGAATCTTGCCGACGGATATGTCTGCCCTCAGGTTCCCATGCAGACCCTCATCTGGCCTCTGTCACATCTGAAagccccaaaaatctggatattacTCGATTCGACCAGCCATTAATGTGAGACCTCTTTCAAACACTGTCATGTGTGTGATGCGAGTACGCTGCGCCTCCGTGTCcttcgcagtgatcactcaacatctgacgctgttcacgccccttgtaTACACTGCCAGTCCTGATAAGAGCACTACACACGAACCAGACTAATGCACTCTGAAGGCCGTTGGAACTGTCACAATGAATTGTATTTCTAATTATTTACACACTCCTGATGATGTGTAGATATATAAATTTATATTGACATCTGATCATGGCTTTTAAGTGCTTCACCTCTTTCGTGCAGCAGTGCACCAGTGTCGCCTCAAGCGCACTGTCTCAAGTGTTCAGCATGGAGGTGGGCCAGTCACGTTTTGGACCTGTGCTGGCGAATGTCGGACGTCTCTCACGGTTGCAGAGCGTAATTTGAGGGTTGCAAAGTATCGGGACAGGATCCTCCAACCTGATGTCCagcgttaaaacttttatttcatcattcaaaTGCACAGTACATGAGCATACCTTCAGGAAGAAAGCAAACGAATGAAATATCCACAAGTATATGCTGACATAAACCAACCACTGATTTATCGCAGGAGCTTTCCACACACACAAGACGACATCAAGAGGGTATCATGGAACAACAGCAACCTCTTCGTGAAGATGTGAACCGCAACCAAGAAGGAGCCAAGCATTTTACAATGCACAGCGTCGAGCCATAAGAAACTGAATGTCACCTAGCAGTAGATTTTGATTTCACAGAGGTGcaaatatgttcgcatttgaggatATTGCCCTCGTTTTGATTATTGCTTTATTTTCATATCACAGAATTGTAATCTGTTTTAGTTTCGTAATGGTTATTGCTTTATTCTCTGTCCTCTTGAATATATGTCCACATAattccccccccgcccccttttatGCTtgctgccatttacgaaacattacaGATATCCATGTTGTGTGGTCGACCTGTAATAATAGAAGAACTAAGCATACGCTGAAGTAGAAAGAGTTTGTCGTTTCAAATACTTATAACTGACTGGAAAATTTCCGGCTTCTCACTATACCATGTAAGTTGCGTCAGagtggagataaaaaaaaaaagggttgtaGCAGAAAGACACGCAGCGTATATAGTAGCCACACGATTCACTCACGGGATATTCATACATTAAGTCTGAAAGTTTTCCTCCAACTAGTGGCAGAAGAAACTATACTTTTAATACCCCGAAAATCACGTGCTTTTTGGTACTAGTTGAAGGTGAGTTGTCCTAGGATGATAAGGTAGGTGACAACAGCAGTGAGAGCAGAAACTATCAGACGGCGGTCGATTTTGACAAATCCGGCGGCGCTGAAGGACGTTCGAGGTCCTTGAAGCGTGAACCTTAGGAATTCATCAAACTCAGCCGTGCGCCGTTGAGGTACCACCGATGCCCTGATGAGGATCACACCTGTGGCTGCCGCAGTGTCTTCCGCAGCCGCGCACGACAGCGAGAGCAGTAGGATCCTCATCCAGTGCAAGGCAAGCCACACCTCCGATACACTTACGGGTGTCTCGATTGAGAGTCCCGGCACATCACTGTCGGACAGCAGCTTGACGAGAACCTCATAGGAACTGCAGGTGGCGCCACAGATGCAGGACGCGATGTCGAAGGCCACGGGAAGGCCAAAGTGACTCATAAGGTGGTCGGCGGCGCGTCCCAAGGCCACGTACGTCTTCTGCAGCTGCAGCAGTGAGCACCTGTAAGATGGTGACGCTCCTACAAACAGTTCTGTGCAGTGGGGGTACAGGGCGTCCTGGAGGGCATCGTTCAGTCTGGAGAACCTCGCCCACATTTCCAGGACGAA carries:
- the LOC126235369 gene encoding uncharacterized protein LOC126235369 — protein: MKLADTHISTKKVKYGKVLGGLVAAIYLSMLLYLVTISLSSFGNAFVRLIVILAIFFDVMITVQFILFVLEMWARFSRLNDALQDALYPHCTELFVGASPSYRCSLLQLQKTYVALGRAADHLMSHFGLPVAFDIASCICGATCSSYEVLVKLLSDSDVPGLSIETPVSVSEVWLALHWMRILLLSLSCAAAEDTAAATGVILIRASVVPQRRTAEFDEFLRFTLQGPRTSFSAAGFVKIDRRLIVSALTAVVTYLIILGQLTFN